A window from Gossypium raimondii isolate GPD5lz chromosome 7, ASM2569854v1, whole genome shotgun sequence encodes these proteins:
- the LOC105789924 gene encoding LOW QUALITY PROTEIN: 1-aminocyclopropane-1-carboxylate oxidase 3 (The sequence of the model RefSeq protein was modified relative to this genomic sequence to represent the inferred CDS: inserted 3 bases in 2 codons; deleted 1 base in 1 codon): MGKFPVINLEKLNGERAATMDLIKDACENWGFFEVLNHGIPYEFMDRVESLTKEHYKKCMEQRFKELVASKALEGLQAEVTDMDWESTFYLRHLPESNMAEIPDLTDEYRKVMKEFALKLEKLAEELLDLFCENLGLEKGYLKKAFYGAKGPTFGTKVSNYPPCPTPDKIKGLRAHTDAGGIILLFQDXQVGGLQLLKDGEWVDVXPLRHSIVINLGDQLEVITNGKYKSVEHRVIAQTDGARMSIASFYNPGSDAVIYPAPALVEKEEEEEEEERIYPKFVFEDYMKLYGVLKFQAKEPRFEAMKAREATA, encoded by the exons ATGGGAAAATTCCCAGTGATCAACTTGGAGAAACTGAATGGTGAGAGAGCAGCAACCATGGATCTAATCAAAGATGCCTGTGAGAATTGGGGCTTCTTTGAG GTGTTGAACCATGGGATTCCCTATGAATTTATGGACAGAGTGGAAAGCTTGACGAAGGAGCATTACAAGAAATGCATGGAGCAAAGGTTTAAGGAACTGGTGGCAAGCAAGGCCCTTGAGGGTCTCCAGGCTGAGGTTACTGATATGGACTGGGAAAGTACCTTCTATTTGCGCCATCTCCCTGAATCCAACATGGCTGAAATCCCAGATCTAACCGATGAATACAGGAAGGTGATGAAAGAATTTGCATTGAAATTGGAGAAACTAGCAGAGGAGCTGCTGGACCTGTTCTGTGAGAACCTTGGTCTAGAAAAAGGATATCTGAAAAAGGCTTTCTATGGGGCAAAAGGTCCCACCTTTGGCACCAAAGTTAGCAACTACCCACCATGTCCCACCCCAGACAAAATCAAGGGACTCAGAGCCCACACGGACGCCGGTGGCATCATCTTGCTGTTCCAAG CCCAAGTGGGCGGCCTTCAGCTTCTTAAAGACGGGGAATGGGTGGATGT CCCCTTGCGCCACTCCATCGTGATCAACCTGGGAGACCAGCTGGAGGTGATCACCAACGGCAAATACAAGAGCGTGGAGCACAGGGTGATTGCCCAAACCGACGGGGCTCGCATGTCGATAGCTTCGTTTTACAACCCCGGCAGCGACGCCGTTATCTACCCGGCGCCAGCCCTGGtggagaaagaagaagaagaagaagaagaagaaaggatt TACCCAAAATTTGTGTTCGAAGATTACATGAAGCTTTACGGTGTGCTTAAATTCCAGGCCAAGGAGCCGAGGTTTGAAGCCATGAAAGCCAGGGAAGCAACAGCTTAA
- the LOC105789933 gene encoding 40S ribosomal protein S27-2 — translation MVLQNDIDLLNPPAELEKKKHKLKRLVQSPNSFFMDVKCQGCFNITTVFSHSQTVVVCGNCQTVLCQPTGGRARLTEGCSFRKKGD, via the exons ATG GTTCTCCAAAACGACATCGATTTGTTGAACCCTCCGGCCGAGCTCGAGAAGAAGAAGCACAAGCTCAAGCGTCTTGTTCAATCTCCCAATTCCTTCTTCatg GATGTCAAATGTCAAGGCTGCTTCAAcat AACAACCGTATTTAGCCACTCTCAAACTGTGGTGGTGTGTGGGAACTGCCAGACGGTTCTATGCCAGCCGACCGGCGGTAGAGCTAGACTCACTGAGGGCTGCTCTTTCAGGAAAAAGGGTGACTAA
- the LOC105789923 gene encoding lysM domain receptor-like kinase 3, with amino-acid sequence MLKLISILLLLISISSISVESRCSRGCDLALASYYVWQGSNLTFISQILNSSLVPYSTTNFDSILAYNPQVANKDSVEAFSRLNIPFPCDCINNDFLGHVFTYSVQPGDTYDKIAGYYSDLTTVAWLRPFNSYPETNIPDSGVVNVVVNCSCGDSAISKDYGLFVTYPLRENETLDTVLTQANLSSDLSGLVRLYNPGANFSSGSGLVYIPGRDAENSFRPLKSSKGISGGVIAGIAIAAVVVSLLLAFGIYAKFFRKKSKTTSLLSTVSHDVSAEAGNVFGSKAAESTGTVAASPGLTGITVDKSVEFSYEELAQATDYFSMANKIGEGGFGAVYYANLRGEEAAIKKMDMQASKEFLAELKVLTRVHHLNLVRLIGYCVEGSLFLVYEYIENGNLSQHLRGSSREPLPWSTRVQIALDSARGLEYIHEHTVPVYIHRDIKSANILIDKKFRAKVADFGLTKLTEVGSASLPTRLVGTFGYMPPEYAQYGDVSPKIDVYAFGVVLYELISAKEAIVKANGSLAESKGLVALFDDALDEPDPKEGLCRLIDARLGDNYPLDAVFKMAQLAKACTKENPQLRPSMRSIVVALMTLSSSTEDWDVGSFYENQAVVNLMSGR; translated from the exons ATGCTGAAATTAATCTCGATTCTGTTGCTATTAATCTCGATTTCATCAATTTCAGTCGAATCAAGGTGCAGCAGAGGCTGTGACTTGGCTTTAGCATCGTACTACGTTTGGCAGGGATCAAACTTGACCTTCATATCTCAGATTCTTAACTCAAGCCTCGTACCGTACTCAACTACTAATTTCGATTCGATCCTTGCTTATAACCCACAAGTTGCGAACAAAGACAGTGTCGAAGCTTTTAGCAGGCTTAACATCCCTTTCCCTTGTGATTGCATCAATAACGATTTCCTTGGCCATGTTTTCACCTACTCGGTTCAACCGGGCGATACTTACGATAAAATCGCTGGTTATTATTCCGATTTGACGACGGTTGCTTGGTTGCGGCCGTTTAATAGCTATCCTGAGACCAATATACCCGATAGTGGGGTGGTTAATGTGGTGGTCAATTGTTCGTGTGGAGATTCTGCTATTTCCAAGGATTACGGTTTGTTTGTTACGTATCCGCTCCGGGAAAATGAGACTTTGGATACTGTGTTGACTCAGGCGAATTTGTCATCGGATTTATCGGGGTTGGTGCGGCTTTACAACCCGGGGGCAAATTTCAGCTCAGGGTCTGGCTTGGTGTATATTCCGGGACGAG ATGCTGAAAATAGTTTTCGTCCCCTCAAATCAAG CAAAG GAATTTCAGGTGGAGTTATCGCCGGGATAGCTATAGCAGCCGTAGTGGTATCACTATTGCTGGCATTTGGTATTTATGCTAAATTTTTCCGAAAGAAGTCAAAGACAACATCATTGCTTTCGACGGTTTCCCATGACGTATCGGCTGAAGCTGGGAATG TTTTTGGAAGCAAAGCAGCAGAATCAACTGGAACTGTTGCTGCTTCTCCCGGCCTTACCGGCATTACTGTAGACAAATCAGTTGAGTTCTCATATGAAGAACTTGCCCAAGCGACTGATTATTTCAGTATGGCTAACAAGATTGGTGAAGGTGGCTTCGGGGCTGTTTACTATGCAAATTTGAGAGGCGAG GAAGCTGCAATCAAGAAGATGGATATGCAGGCATCCAAAGAATTTCTGGCTGAATTGAAGGTTTTGACACGTGTTCATCACCTGAACCTG GTGCGTTTAATTGGATACTGTGTTGAAGGCTCTCTTTTCCTAGTTTACGAATACATCGAGAATGGCAATCTAAGCCAGCATTTGCGAGGATCAA GCAGGGAGCCACTTCCTTGGTCTACTCGCGTGCAAATTGCCCTTGACTCAGCCAGAGGTCTTGAATATATCCATGAGCATACGGTCCCTGTTTACATTCACCGTGACATTAAATCAGCTAATATATTGATAGACAAAAAGTTCCGTGCGAAG GTTGCCGATTTTGGATTAACGAAACTGACAGAAGTCGGAAGTGCATCACTACCCACACGTCTTGTTGGGACATTTGGATACATGCCACCAGA ATATGCGCAATATGGTGATGTTTCTCCTAAAATAGATGTATATGCCTTTGGGGTCGTGCTCTATGAGCTTATTTCCGCTAAAGAAGCTATTGTCAAGGCAAATGGTTCTCTCGCTGAATCAAAAGGTCTTGTTGCCCTG TTTGACGATGCTCTTGATGAGCCTGATCCTAAAGAAGGCCTTTGCAGACTTATTGATGCAAGGCTCGGAGATAATTACCCACTAGACGCTGTATTCAAG ATGGCTCAGCTTGCGAAAGCATGCACAAAAGAAAATCCTCAGCTACGACCGAGTATGAGATCCATAGTAGTTGCTTTAATGACCCTTTCATCGTCAACAGAGGATTGGGATGTTGGTTCTTTCTATGAAAATCAAGCTGTCGTCAACCTTATGTCCGGAAGATAA